Below is a window of Mucilaginibacter ginkgonis DNA.
CACGGTCGAAGTCGTAAATGCGGTAGGTAATATCAGATGTTTCTTGTATCTCCGCAAGGAGCAAGCCTTTGCCAATTGTATGAACACGGCCGGCAGGTAAAAAGAAAACGTCGTCGGCTTTAGCCTCTTCACGGTTTAAAATATCAGTCAGGTGGCCGTTGTTGAATTTTTCGAGATAGATTTCTTCATCCAGTTCCTGGTTAAACCCGGCTATTAAAGAAGAACCCGGGTCTGCTTCAATGATGTACCACATCTCTGTTTTACCCAGCGAGTTATGTCGTTTCTTTGCTAATTCATCATCCGGGTGAACTTGTATCGATAGGTCATCTGCGGCATCGATAAATTTAACAAGGATAGGAAAGGTGTTGCCGAAGTGTTTATATACCTTTTCGCCAACTAATTTATCCTGATATTGCTCGAGCAGTTCAGCTAAAGATTCGCCGTCAAGTTCGCCACCATTTACAACAGAAACATCACTTTTAACGCCGGATATTTCCCATGTTTCGCCGCAATTTGGCAGATCGCCAAAGTCTTTATGCAGATAAGTTTTTAT
It encodes the following:
- a CDS encoding type I phosphomannose isomerase catalytic subunit produces the protein MKDLYPLKFKTIFKDKIWGGQKIKTYLHKDFGDLPNCGETWEISGVKSDVSVVNGGELDGESLAELLEQYQDKLVGEKVYKHFGNTFPILVKFIDAADDLSIQVHPDDELAKKRHNSLGKTEMWYIIEADPGSSLIAGFNQELDEEIYLEKFNNGHLTDILNREEAKADDVFFLPAGRVHTIGKGLLLAEIQETSDITYRIYDFDRVDANGKKRDLQVEEALGAIDFKHYDHYKTQYTPEKNETVELVQSPHFTTNVLDATENTSKDYSNIDSFVIHVCLAGDYQLIYADHSVDVKMGDCILLPKVIDEVQLQTTSGFKILESYIE